The genomic region tctctatttccataaaatattatattctatattgatatcagatatcaatttttgattcgttttttttttatttaattagttattacTATTTCATAGTTATATTTAGTAAATtgctatttattaatatttgattcatATTTCACTCAAGTTACAGAAGTTCGACCCCCcctctaatttttttgttttctttatttgcattttatggACTTATATTGAATTTGAATGTGTAATTCGTGGAATGGGAGGGGTCATCTCATTTTTTGATCTGCAACGAATGAATTCAAGAGATAAGAGAATTAAGGATACCCACCAAGAAGACTAATCCAATCCATAAAGATGTACCAGAAAATACAACATTTTTGTTACTCGACCACCCATCAGGAGACGCAAATACAACGGGTACACTAATCAGTAAGATTGATGAAGTAATAATTAATGCAAAAACAGCCAATTGAAAAGCAATAGTCATGTTTTTAATCCTCCAAGCTATTAACAATATACACCATTTAATCCTCTTACCcactaaaaaaattttaataaataaagggattttatcatgaatccgTTTATTCGAGATGCCTTATTTCCAACTTCTTTTTACCACTTTTATTCTATTCGGACATGAAGTTAAAGGTTCTTTTTTACTTCACAAATGGGTAGACTGGATCATGTATCTCATTTATATAGACCAATTGATAGACTTATAAAGAAAGTCACACCCTATATCTTTTTCTACATAGTGATCGTATTAACTCATCGAGCTATGTTCTATTTGgcgaaaaaaaagataaaatagaaattatcttttggaGAGATGGCCGAGTGGTTGATGGCTCCGGTCTTGAAAACCGGTATAGttcataaaaaataactatcgagggttcgaatccctctctctccttttgttggatgaatagatttttttctttattggcTTTTTTTACTTCTTAGCATCATAAAAAAGGAGAATGGCTCGGCTATACTATCCAGCCGAGCCAGAAAAAACGAGATTGaattgaaagaaagaagactTTTTAATATGACCCGATTTTTACTTTCCTATTTTAACTACTACTTTAGTTAAGAGGAGTCATAGAAAGAACAGGTTCAAAATCACGATCAATTCCTTTTTCAAATCCTGCTGCCGCTGCCCGAGCTCTTCCCGCGTGCCATAAATGACCCACGAATAGGAAGAATCCTAGAACAAAATGAGAGGTAGATAACCAACTTCTCGGAGAGACGTAATTGACTGCATTGATCTCAGTAGCTACGCCCCCTACAGAATTTAAGGAACCTAAAGGAGCATGAGTCATATATTCTGCAGAACGTCGTTCTTGCCAAGGTTGTATGTCTTTTTTCAACCTACTTAAGTCCAAACCATTAGGACCCCTTAAAGGTTCTAACCAGGGAGCACGCAGATCCCAAAAACGCATTGTTTCTCCTCCAAAAATAACTTCTCCAGTCGGGGAACGCATTAAGTATTTACCTAAACCTGTAGGTCCTTGAGCAGACCCCACGTTAGCTCCAAGACGTTGGTCTCTAACTAGAAAAGTAAATGCTTGAGCTTGAGAAGCTTCTGGCCCTGTAGGTCCGTAAAACTCACTAGGGTAAGCAGTATTATTAAACCAGACAAAACAACAAGCAATGAAACCACAAACAGATAAAGCAGCTAAACTATAAGACAAGTAAGCCTCCCCAGACCATACAAGTGCGCGGCGAGCCCATGCAAAAGGTTTGGTTAAGATATGCCAGATTCCACCAAATATACAAATGGAACCTAACCATACATGCCCTCCAATTATATCTTCCAAATCGTCCACACTAACAATCCATCCTTCTCCCCCAAAGGGAGATTTtagtaaataaccaaatataacACTTGGGCTAAGAGTCaagtttgtaatttttcttACATCCCCCCCTCCTGGAGCCCAGGTATCATATACGCCCCCAAAATAGAGAGCCTTGAATACTAGAAGAAAAGCACCTACACCTAACAAAATTAAGTGAATACCCAAAATGGTGGTCATTTTATTTCTATCTTTCCATACATAACCGAAAAATGGAAAAGATTCTTCAAGAGTTTCGGGTCCCAGAAGTGCATGATAAATACCGCCAAAGCCCAAAACTGCAGAAGAAATTAAGTGAAGTACTCCAGATACAAAGTATGGAAAGGTGTCTATAACTTCTCCCCCAGGACCTACCCCCCAGCCTAAAGTGGCTAGGTGGGGAAGTAAAATCAATCCTTGTTCATACATGGGCTTTTCAGGTACAAAATGAGCCACTTCAAATAAGTTCATTGCTCCGGCCCAGAATACGATTAATCCGGCATGGGCTACATGAGCTCCCAATAGTTTACCAGATAAATTGATAAGTCGGGCATTCCCGGCCCACCAAGCGAAACCAGTGGTTTCTTGGTCACGACCAGCTAAAGCTAAAGTTCCATTAAAGAGCGTTTCCACGTGGTAGAACCTCCTCAGGGAATATAAGGTTTTCATGAGGCTGATCTTGAGCCGCCATCCAAGCGCGAATACCTTcgtttaaaagaatatttttagtaTAGAAAGTCTCAAATTCCGGATCTTCCGCTGCACGGATTTCCTGGGAAACGAAGTCATAGGCACGTAGGTTCAAAGCTAGACCGACTACTCCAAGAGCACTCATCCATAAACCAGTTACTGGTACAAATAACATAAAGAAATGTAACCAACGTTTATTGGAAAAAGCAACCCCAAAGATTTGTGACCAAAAGCGGTTAGCGGTGACCATTGAATAAGTTTCTTCGGCTTGAGTTGGGTTAAAAGCACGGAATGTATTTGCACCATCACCATCTTCAAATAAAGTATTTTCTACAGTAGCACCATGAATAGCGCATAACAGAGCCGCGCCCAGTACACCAGCGACTCCCATCATATGAAATGGGTTCAATGTCCAATTATGAAACCCTTGGAAAAAGAGGATGAATCGAAATATAGCCGCTACACCAAAACTAGGCGCAAAGAACCAACCAGATTGACCTAGTGGATAAattagaaagacagaaacaaaaacagCAATTGGACCAGAGAATGCGATTGCATTATAAGGTCGCAATTGAACAGATCGAGCAAGTTCAAATTGACGTAACATAAAACCTATTAATGCGAAAGCACCGTGGAGAGCAACAAAAGCCCACAGACCGCCTAATTGACACCAACGAGTAAAATCTCCTTGTGCTTCAGGACCCCACAGTAACAACAAAGAATGCGCTAAACTATTAGCAGGAGTAGAAACTGCAGCGGTTAAAAAATTGCAACCTTCTAAATAGGAACTAGCCAATCCATGAGTATACCATGAAGTTACAAAGGTTGTACCTGTGAACCAACCCCCCAAAGCGAAATAGGCACAAGGAAAGAGCAATAGACCAGACCAACCTACAAAAACGAAGCGGTCCCTCCGTAACCAGTCAtccataatatcaaataaatctttttcgtctttggtAAATTTACCAAGGGCTATAGTCATAGCGATCCTCCTATTCATCTACTTCAACCATTTCCGAACACCTTTATATatcttaatgttatatattatgttcagGACGCTCAAAattctatcatttatttatgatttgatttCTCGCGCACTGCCCCATAAAATTTAACCTTTAGAATTTCATTTAATTGGTTTCGaagatcaaaatatttgattttattggtCCTTACTTAGGTAAACGCATCAACTCAAATTGTTTCTTCCTTGCTATTAGTTTCTTAATAAGTAGTTGAATCTAAATCATGAATTGTCAGATGACTCATTACTCAGATAAAGaaatctttttttctattttatttgatatctaCATGTCCATGCCGgtaaaaaaagggaaaatttattatttatatctaattcaatacaatatttaaataaaataatagcaaaCTGTAAATGAGAGTTTCTTTCTCACATACACCTTCAATCCCATTACATTGTCATCTTGTAAGCATCAATATGGAAATATTTGATTGATATCTGAAGCCATTCTTTATGATTCGATTTTTTGATTCTTAATACAATTTGATTCTTATACAACTAGAATTTAGGCTCTTGTTATGTTCTGGAATCAAAACAAGATATTGAAATACCCTTTAGgtattaaaaaatttggaatAAGACTTTCTTTCTCTAGGCAGGAACGCAATATATTTCCTATGAaatatagaaacaagaagattaaataagagatatcgACAGATTtccgaataaaaaaatatgaaataaaacaaatctaCTGTTTCAATTTTATCTCTATCGAATTTGAATATCAGAATAGTGGATATAGTCATGATTCGACGGGTTAGGTCCActtactttttcttttggatttgTTGATTTCTAATCTATCGAAAAAGGGAAACAACGAATATCTATTTGGCGATTCAAAAGCCGACTTATTATTATtcattgtattataatataaaaatgttcaatttgattttctaaattactctctcactttattattagttattattaaactctctcactttattattagttattattaaaatgaaattcattagaatgaaattcaaaaaattcgaAATTATAGACTTTCGAATGAAATTTTTCCTATATAGAAAGTTAAAGAAAGTAATAGAAAGTTAAAGAAAGTAAAAGCCCCTTATCGGATTTGAACCGATGACTTACGCCTTACCATGGCGTTACTCTACCACTGAGTTAAAAGGGCCGTCTTGATTTAATTCCTGACTGAGTCGATaggtaaatcaaatatatatatatattaaatatatatacaatagacGCATAGTGGTTAGTAGCTCATTTCGCAACTAGAAGCGAGAATCGATAACTTAACTTATCAATCCATCGTCTAATTAGGGAAGAAAGATGGATTCTGTCTGACTTTCTTGGGTTAGTGTTAGATAGGGACACTACTATTTCTTAACAATGAGATGAGGCAATCTATTaagtaaagtaaaaaaaacgaaacttaaccctcttttttatttttttctgtcaGACCAATCACttctttaaaagattttatactagactttttttcgatttttttttttttttcatatttccacttcaaatataaaaagaaaatatatcgattttttttatagaattgtGATTagaatatgaatataaatgtaaaataaaaaaatgatatagaatgctatagaaaaaaaaaaaatcttataagctAGTCATACCATTTGATTATATtgacaattttaaaaaactgaTCATACTATGATCATAGTATGATGGCGGTTGAGCAAGTATGCCCCCATCGTCTAGTGGTTCAGGACATCTCTCTTTCAAGGAGGCAGCGGGGATTCGACTTCCCCTGGGGGTAGGGTACTACGAAAGGAAGTTGATCATGGATTATCCATAAAGTTCGAATAGATTCTTCCTGGGTCGATGCCCGAGCGGTTAATGGGGACGGACTGTAAATTCGTTGGCAATATGTCTACGCTGGTTCAAATCCAGCTCGGCCCAATAATTCGCTGTCTACATaaccttttttgttttgcatAATTGACAGAGAAGGGTAagaaaaaagtcaaatatctgggTATATTTCGACtttacttttttctttatttcttgtgGCTCGTTACTTTTTGTTTccataaaaaattacaataaaaaatagattatcaatCGATTTTAGAATAATGCAAGGATTACTAGTAATCGGCCTTGATATCACTTTAGTGATATCCATATAGATATCAATATATTACTTGTGATTTTCTTTGTTACAAAACACTAATTTGAAtctaaaattgaaatgattATGATGAAATCATAAGAAGGAATATGTAAGCTACCCGCTTTATTTCCATGGGATTGTAGTTCAATTGGTCAGAGCACCGCCCTGTCAAGGCGGAAGCTGCGGGTTCGAGCCCCGTCAGTCCCGGcggattcaattaaaaaaaaagacataaactCCCCTTTTTGTTTCTGGGCAAGGGGATCAAAATggtttcggttatctttttgttttatttttcttttttcatcaaGCAAAAGAAAGGGGTATTtcttttgcaccaatttaaaGACATATGTAAATtagtataattataattattgagAGCATTCACCACTTCAAGAACGAGATACTGTATGGGGTTTCctctttttgtcaattaatctcCCATTAACTCGTGtaggaaaataaaataggaTAGCGTATAATACGTTTGCCAAGAGTACctatatatacttttgtttCTATGAAGTCAAGGAAGTGAAAATAGTTCGAATCCAACCAAGTAAAGaggatgtttcaaaaaaaaagatcaaattaGTCTTCCCTAATGAATATGCTCTTTTTAAAGATTAGAGTCGATGTCGAAGAAAAACTcgtaagaaaatttaatatagttaattttttggaatattttcgtttttttttttcgggactCGTCTTTATCACATTtcctttgttttacaaaaagatCATAGAcccttacaaaaacaaaattttgaaaatttcaaattgaAATTTCGTACTTGTTTTCTCTATTTGATTTCTATTGTTTATTTAAGGTTCTTTAGAAACTCTTTTTATAAACAATCGAAGTATAAAAGGttttttatgatatttcatCAGATGATTGTACAAGGAAAGTACTAGGTTGTAGAAAAGAAAGCGGTGAAAaagaatcataaataaatagttttttattgGATCAGGAATCTCATTATGTATTCGGTGTGGATAAAAGATCTTCCTATGTTATACTATTAAATTCTTGACGATGAATCGATTTTATAGCTCCGATATTGTTATTCATGATATTTCTTTCATTCGATATCATCGAAATCTAATTCATCTGAGTGAGTTTACAAGCGAAAGATTTCTCATCTCTATGGGATTAAATCCCGAGAtattccaaagaaaaaaaaataaataataaacgatTTAATTATGGAAGTCAATATTCTTGCATTTATTGCTACTGCACTCTTCATTCTCGTTCCTACTGCTTTTTTGCTTATAATTTACGTAAAAACGGttagtcaaaataattaatttgaataCAATTTGACTATCAATGACAAAAAAGGATGTCAATTTCTCGTCTTAAATGAAAGGAATGCATTAGATTCAGTAGTATCCTAAGGGGCCCGCTAGTATGGTAGAAAGAGATCTCTTTCTACCATACTAGCCATTATGGTTATTGTAATGTATAAAGATACAAGTGAAATATCTTAATATAAAGGAATCCACCcatatctctctttttctttataaatgtaaatataaattaatatagaatATGAAATCTATGTACATACTTTCTCAATttcatttgtttgtttgatccatttaatACGGATAATCCGAATTCGATGGAAACCTCTTGAGATTTCGAAAGGGGGTTATCCCATGAATGGTTAACGGTATAAACTCtgatatcaaaaaataaaatgagtcaataaaacaaaacataaatccaatttctaaaaaaagatcttaaaaaaaattgccgGCCGGTCTAGAAAACTAAAACAATTGATACAGGTTGATAGAGTTTGATTATTATCGCAATTAGGAGTACTTCTAGAGTCCACTTCTTCCCCACACTACGAGAGAGAGGGAAAATGTAAAAACTACCATTAAACCAGCCCATGCGAGACTTACTATATCCATGTGAATTCTGTCCCCTATGAATATGAAGAAACTTTTCCATTATTGTTCACTAATAATAGTGAAATCACTGGTGCAGAGTCAAAAAAAGGGAGAGATATTTGGTCACCATTGATGAACTACTCCAAAAAATCCACTTATCTTATACtgagttattcttaattatagAATTTCTAGTAGAATCGACAAGATGTAAACACAAGTAAACAGATACTTTTCGAAGTATCCAAAAAATCTGACTCATATGTAGAAAGaataatcttttttctttcttttatcgttttttatttttatttgaagtaAAACGAAAGGCAATTCTTCATCTAATCTAATATTGATTGAATGTCTGAGCATTCCGACACTTTCATGAGTCTATATCCAAAGTATCTTAGATCCTTTCCaaaactattaatttaattCCCTCTCTGCCTATCCAATCTAATGGATTTCCCTCCACTCGTTTTAGTTTTCCTCTAATCTGATAGGTAAAACTTTAGGTTAGAGAATAGAACCTCGAGAGCCAGGGGCTTAGAATCACGAAAAGAAAGTATCAAGAGTCTTTTCCTACGTTTGTTATAGTTTTATAACAGGAGATTTCAAGTCTCCTGTTGAGGCGGCACCCGGATTTGAACTGGGGAAAAAGGATTTGCAGTCCCCCGCCTTACCACTCGGCCATGCCGCCAAAATGATTTGTACTAGATTCaaattttctcttgtttttttttcaactccgaaaaaaatatagattttcagTCACAAAATATAGAATCTAGTACAAATCAGAACCATTAACTATTGACTGTAAATTCATGACcttttttgaattcaaatttacattttttatttctaataatataagataagaaaatcattagaaatagatttataactaatctattttgagttttttcaattaaaaagaaatcttcTTCCATTTGAATTATAACACTAATAATGAGTATATGTAAACCCCAGAATCAGAACATACGTTACCTTGTATAGCTCTATAATGGGGTATTTTATCTCTCTAGGGATGCTTTTGAGGAGTAATTCTCAATAAATTTTTGTATTgaaatttttcattgaatacattgaaaaaatttttaatttttggtagagCACAGCATGTGCTGTTCCAAATAGAACTGTACcacaataaaagaagaaaaagagacatatatatatacctgtgcattcttttttattttaataataattaaaattaataaataaaaaaacatacgtTTTCTTACCTACTTCAATTCAATGATATTCTAAATATTCTATTCAAAATAGGTAAAAATCCATCTTTTTTCTGCaactatttttttgaacaatgaaatacaaatacatgaaaaagtaaagtgtttaaaaaaagttttctatttcttatatgtttATCTGCTCGAACAGATCCTATCATGAATACCGTTTTTTATGGTATGCGATCGAATTGGAATATGTAATATCATAGGTGAAAAtgaaattactttttttctagTCGTTACAAAACTCCATAAGTTCCAGCGGTATTTCTAAATTCTGTTCCATTCGGATctctttcttataaaaaaaattccaattgaATCTAGTCTCCGTTCATACGGATTTCATACATTCCATATATCTTGGAGTTGGATAAAATTTCATGTGATTCAGTAAACAGAATAGAAATTCCATTATTGCTAGATCGAATTCTATCTATATGATTCGGTGAAGAATGAGATAtgggatttttaaaataaacggataaatgataaattcaaaaaagatGCTCGGGGATGGAAAAGAGGGAACATCTACAATACCCGGATTTAATCAGATACAATTTGAAGGGTTTTATCGGTTTATTGATCAgggtttaatagaagaactttcGCAATTTCCAAAAATTGAAGATATAGATCACGAAATTGAATTTCAATTATTTGTGGAAACATATCAATTGGTAGAACCTCTGATAAAAGAACGAGATGCTGTCTATGAATTACTTACATATTCTTCTGAATTATATGTATCCGCGGGATTAATTTGGAAAACCAATAGGAATATGCAAGAACAAAGAATTTTTATTGGAAACATTCCTTTAATGAATTCCCTTGGAACTTCTATAGTAAACGGAATATACCGAGTTGTGAtcaatcaaatattacaaagtcCTGGTATCTATTAccagtcagaattggatcataaCGGGATTTCGGTCTATACCGGCACCATAATATCAGATTGGGGGGGCAGGCTAGAATTAGAGATTGATAAAAAAGCAAGAATATGGGCTCGTGTGAGTAGGAAACAGAAAATATCTATTCTAGTTCTATCATCAGCTATGGGTTCGAATCTAAGAGAAATTCTAGAGAATGTTTGCTACCCTGAAATTTTCTTATCTTTCTTAACCgataaggagaaaaaaaaattgggtcaaaagaaaatgctattttggagtTTTATCAACAATTTTCTTGTGTAGGTGGGGATCCAACAAGAGATGCTTACTTATAAATCTGATCATATTAGAGCTCGCCAAGAAGTACTTGGTACCACTATCATTGGAGGAACAATACCTAAACCAGAAGATGCTCCAGAATCTTTTCGATTACTTGTTCGAGAACTACGATCTTTGGCTCTGGAACTGAATCATTTCCTTGTATCTGAGAAGAATTTCCAGATTAATAGGAAGGAAGTTTAATCGGAATGAATCACAAAAATTTCTTATATGATCGATCGGTATAACATCAACAACTCCGAATTGGATTAGTTTCTCCTCAGCAAATAAGTGCTTGGGCCACTAAAAAAATACCTAATGGAGAGATAGTTGGAGAGGTGACCAAAACCCTATACTTTTCATTACAAAACCAATAAACCGGAAAAAGATGATTATTTTGTGAAAGGATTTTTGGGCCTATAAAGAGTGGAATTTGCGCTTGTGGAAATTATCGAGTGATCGGAGATGAAAAAGAAGACTCGCAATTTTGTGAACAATGTGGAGTTGAATTGTTGATTCTCGGATACGAAGATATCAAATGGGATACATAAAACTGACATGTCCTGTAACTCAGGATGGTATTTGAAAACGTCTTCCTAGTTATATTGCGAATCTTTTAGATAAACCTCTTAAAGAATTAGAGGTCTAGTATACTGCGATGTGTGATTGatcgaatttttattttaagaatgaTAAACTCTCATCCCCTTCAATCAATTTGGGATGCCCTCGATCTGACATGTCTCTTGAAAAGAGTAACATGAAGCTCAGACTTGTGGGTGTATTCAATACTCCCAAAAACAAGGGCGATTGGTCTATGGTCGATTCAGTAAAAAAAAGTACTTCAAATTGATAGTCGTACCTCG from Brassica napus cultivar Da-Ae unplaced genomic scaffold, Da-Ae ScsIHWf_3140;HRSCAF=3959, whole genome shotgun sequence harbors:
- the LOC125603284 gene encoding LOW QUALITY PROTEIN: photosystem II CP43 reaction center protein-like (The sequence of the model RefSeq protein was modified relative to this genomic sequence to represent the inferred CDS: deleted 1 base in 1 codon); protein product: MNRRIAMTIALGKFTKDEKDLFDIMDDWLRRDRFVFVGWSGLLLFPCAYFALGGWFTGTTFVTSWYTHGLASSYLEGCNFLTAAVSTPANSLAHSLLLLWGPEAQGDFTRWCQLGGLWAFVALHGAFALIGFMLRQFELARSVQLRPYNAIAFSGPIAVFVSVFLIYPLGQSGWFFAPSFGVAAIFRFILFFQGFHNWTLNPFHMMGVAGVLGAALLCAIHGATVENTLFEDGDGANTFRAFNPTQAEETYSMVTANRFWSQIFGVAFSNKRWLHFFMLFVPVTGLWMSALGVVGLALNLRAYDFVSQEIRAAEDPEFETFYTKNILLNEGIRAWMAAQDQPHENLIFPEEVLPRGNLFNGTLALAGRDQETTGFAWWAGNARLINLSGKLLGAHVAHAGLIVFWAGAMNLFEVAHFVPEKPMYEQGLILLPHLATLGWGVGPGGEVIDTFPYFVSGVLHLISSAVLGFGGIYHALLGPETLEESFPFFGYVWKDRNKMTTILGIHLILLGVGAFLLVFKALYFGGVYDTWAPGGGDVRKITNLTLSPSVIFGYLLKSPFGGEGWIVSVDDLEDIIGGHVWLGSICIFGGIWHILTKPFAWARRALVWSGEAYLSYSLAALSVCGFIACCFVWFNNTAYPSEFYGPTGPEASQAQAFTFLVRDQRLGANVGSAQGPTGLGKYLMRSPTGEVIFGGETMRFWDLRAPWLEPLRGPNGLDLSRLKKDIQPWQERRSAEYMTHAPLGSLNSVGGVATEINAVNYVSPRSWLSTSHFVLGFFLFVGHLWHAGRARAAAAGFEKGIDRDFEPVLSMTPLN